The following are encoded in a window of Novosphingobium sp. THN1 genomic DNA:
- a CDS encoding FHA domain-containing protein translates to MSFLVRQIALKSSGEEIVRPSTVEGDVLTIGRDAACDIHLPDLAVDPRHAQVTRAADGSLVIASIGAQPFEVNGRSTTQSPLDPVAGAELTFGGHRISVAVDAESGAATFTVRRVEAVSDSAEDKDITTVYTLKGLLPGKRMSAWTFAILVLVSFLAFPIYSYMTYKPLAMQEKARRPDGFHADQTWSSGR, encoded by the coding sequence ATGAGCTTCCTAGTCCGCCAGATCGCGCTCAAGTCCAGTGGCGAGGAGATCGTCCGGCCGTCCACGGTCGAAGGCGATGTCTTGACCATCGGGCGTGATGCCGCATGCGATATTCACCTGCCCGACCTCGCCGTCGACCCGCGCCATGCGCAAGTCACGCGCGCTGCGGACGGCAGCCTCGTCATCGCCTCGATTGGCGCGCAGCCGTTCGAGGTCAACGGCCGCAGCACGACGCAAAGCCCGCTCGATCCGGTGGCGGGAGCAGAGCTGACTTTCGGCGGACATCGCATCTCGGTTGCGGTCGATGCCGAAAGCGGCGCCGCAACCTTCACTGTCCGCCGTGTCGAGGCCGTATCGGATTCGGCCGAGGACAAGGACATCACCACCGTCTACACGCTCAAGGGCCTGCTGCCCGGCAAGCGGATGTCGGCGTGGACCTTTGCCATACTCGTGCTGGTCTCCTTCCTCGCCTTCCCGATCTACAGCTACATGACCTACAAGCCGCTGGCGATGCAGGAGAAGGCGCGCCGGCCCGATGGCTTCCATGCCGACCAGACCTGGTCCTCGGGCCGTTGA
- a CDS encoding phosphodiesterase, with translation MLIAQVTDIHLGFEPDSPGEFNRQRLDRVLGELAAMQPRPDLLLATGDLIDRGDRASYERLREAFSGLPFPVHYALGNHDERATFREVFPEIAFDGGFLQYVVETGPLRLIVLDTLEEGRHGGAFCEARADWLRARLDEAPDVRTLIVQHHPPVEVGIPWMNTDPAEPWVERLAACLRGRSNIVGVVCGHIHRAISTAWEGTVVATCPSTAPQVALDLRPIDPDCPDERNLIIADPPGYALHWFNGRELVTHWDTAEDHQVLARYDANLQGMIQHMLAERPGA, from the coding sequence ATGCTGATCGCGCAGGTCACCGATATTCACCTCGGGTTCGAACCTGATTCGCCCGGTGAATTCAACCGGCAGCGGCTTGACCGCGTGCTGGGGGAACTGGCTGCGATGCAGCCGCGCCCGGATTTGCTGCTGGCGACCGGTGACCTGATCGACCGCGGCGATAGGGCCAGCTACGAGCGCCTGCGCGAGGCTTTCTCAGGCCTGCCGTTCCCGGTGCACTATGCGCTCGGCAACCATGACGAACGTGCCACTTTCCGCGAGGTTTTTCCCGAGATCGCCTTCGACGGGGGCTTTCTGCAGTATGTCGTCGAAACCGGCCCGCTGCGCCTGATCGTACTCGATACGCTCGAGGAAGGTCGCCACGGCGGCGCCTTCTGCGAGGCTCGTGCCGATTGGCTCAGGGCGCGGCTCGACGAAGCGCCGGATGTGCGCACGCTGATCGTCCAGCACCATCCTCCGGTAGAGGTCGGCATTCCGTGGATGAACACCGATCCGGCCGAACCATGGGTCGAACGGCTGGCTGCATGTTTGCGCGGCAGAAGCAACATCGTCGGCGTGGTCTGTGGCCATATCCATCGCGCCATCAGCACAGCGTGGGAAGGCACGGTTGTCGCCACCTGCCCGTCGACGGCGCCGCAAGTCGCGCTGGATCTGCGGCCGATCGACCCGGACTGCCCAGACGAGCGGAACCTGATCATTGCCGACCCGCCGGGTTACGCGCTGCACTGGTTCAACGGCCGTGAACTTGTGACGCACTGGGACACGGCAGAGGACCATCAGGTTCTTGCAAGGTACGATGCCAACTTGCAGGGCATGATCCAGCACATGCTGGCCGAGCGTCCCGGCGCTTGA
- the rpoN gene encoding RNA polymerase factor sigma-54 — protein sequence MALGPRLDIRQTQSLVMTPQLQQAIKLLALSNLEVETFIGEALEANPLLEIGEASQPEPMEVLPEELRRTHLESSPVDQLVSEGRVEEDRPLDIDVSALDRDRDTGDAGAFELSASRDLAAGGEGPDIDEHGRFEQTLAEHLHAQIGASTSDPQMLFVARWLIDQLDEAGYIGIPLGEIADALGLSLVVVERALALVQTLDPTGVGARNLAECIALQAKEADRYDPCMARLIDNLDLVARGEIARLKRLCQVDDEDFADMLAELRSYDPRPGLRFGGGAAEAVVPDILVRATRDGWNIALNQATLPRLVVNRSYYVEMRGACISKDAKAWLGDKLADANWLLKALDQRQKTILKVASELVKQQDGFFRHGVAHLRPLTLKTVAEAISMHESTVSRVTSNKYLHCERGTFELKYFFTSGVGSSDGEGASAEAVKAAIRQLIDAEDPKAILSDDALVDLLKAKGFDLARRTVAKYREAIGLGSSVQRRRQKALAAVR from the coding sequence ATGGCTCTCGGGCCTCGGTTGGACATCCGGCAGACCCAGTCGCTGGTGATGACGCCGCAACTCCAGCAGGCGATCAAGCTGCTGGCGTTGTCGAACCTCGAGGTGGAAACCTTCATCGGCGAGGCGCTCGAAGCCAATCCGCTGCTGGAAATCGGTGAAGCTTCTCAGCCCGAGCCCATGGAGGTCCTGCCCGAGGAACTGCGGCGGACACATCTCGAATCCTCGCCGGTCGACCAGCTGGTTTCCGAAGGTCGGGTGGAGGAAGATCGACCGCTCGACATCGATGTCTCTGCGCTGGACCGCGACCGTGATACCGGCGATGCGGGCGCATTCGAGCTTTCCGCCTCGCGCGACCTTGCCGCAGGCGGCGAAGGCCCGGATATCGACGAGCATGGCCGCTTTGAGCAGACGCTGGCCGAGCATCTCCACGCCCAGATCGGCGCAAGCACTTCGGACCCGCAGATGCTGTTCGTCGCCCGCTGGCTGATCGATCAGCTGGACGAGGCAGGCTATATCGGCATTCCGCTCGGCGAGATTGCCGACGCACTCGGGCTATCGCTTGTCGTCGTCGAACGCGCATTGGCGCTGGTCCAGACACTCGACCCCACTGGCGTCGGCGCGCGCAATCTTGCCGAATGCATCGCGCTGCAGGCGAAGGAGGCCGATCGCTACGATCCCTGCATGGCCCGGCTGATAGACAACCTGGACCTCGTCGCGCGCGGGGAAATCGCGCGGCTCAAGCGGCTGTGCCAGGTCGATGACGAAGATTTCGCCGACATGCTGGCCGAGTTGCGCAGCTACGATCCCCGTCCCGGCCTGCGCTTTGGTGGTGGTGCTGCAGAAGCTGTCGTGCCCGACATCCTGGTACGCGCCACAAGGGACGGGTGGAACATCGCGCTCAACCAGGCGACTTTACCGCGCCTGGTCGTCAACCGCAGCTACTATGTCGAAATGCGCGGCGCCTGTATCAGCAAGGACGCCAAGGCCTGGCTGGGCGACAAGCTGGCCGATGCCAACTGGCTGCTGAAGGCGCTCGACCAGCGGCAGAAGACGATCCTCAAGGTGGCATCGGAACTGGTGAAGCAACAGGACGGATTCTTCCGGCACGGCGTGGCGCACTTGCGCCCGCTCACGCTCAAGACCGTGGCAGAAGCGATCTCGATGCATGAATCGACCGTCAGCCGGGTCACCTCGAACAAGTACCTGCATTGCGAGCGGGGCACGTTCGAGCTGAAGTATTTCTTCACATCCGGCGTGGGCTCGTCGGACGGCGAAGGCGCTTCTGCCGAAGCGGTCAAGGCCGCGATCCGGCAACTGATCGATGCCGAAGACCCCAAGGCGATCCTTTCGGACGATGCCCTTGTCGATCTGTTGAAAGCCAAGGGCTTCGACCTCGCCCGGCGCACGGTGGCGAAGTATCGCGAGGCAATCGGGCTCGGCAGTTCGGTGCAGCGGCGGCGCCAGAAGGCGCTGGCGGCGGTCCGCTAG
- the lptB gene encoding LPS export ABC transporter ATP-binding protein — translation MTVIEKTAAPANAAPPIPQGGLEVVSIAKSYDKRAVLTDISLSVGKGEVLGLLGPNGAGKTTCFYSIMGLVRPDSGRILLDGVDITKLPMYRRSILGLGYLPQETSIFRGMTVEQNISTVLELIEPDKATREAELERLLDEFGLTRLRSSPAMALSGGERRRCEIARALAARPSIILLDEPFAGIDPLSISDIRHLVKDLKGRGIGVLITDHNVRETLDIVDRACIIYGGQVLFAGSPEALVADANVRRLYLGEGFTL, via the coding sequence ATGACCGTGATCGAAAAGACTGCCGCCCCTGCGAATGCTGCCCCGCCGATCCCGCAGGGCGGGCTCGAAGTCGTGTCGATCGCCAAGTCCTATGACAAGCGTGCGGTTCTCACCGACATCTCCCTATCCGTCGGCAAAGGCGAGGTGCTGGGCCTGCTGGGGCCGAACGGCGCGGGAAAGACGACGTGCTTCTATTCGATCATGGGCCTGGTACGCCCCGATTCGGGCCGCATCCTGCTTGATGGCGTCGATATCACAAAGCTGCCGATGTACCGGCGCTCGATCCTCGGCCTCGGGTATCTGCCGCAGGAAACCTCGATCTTCCGCGGCATGACGGTCGAGCAGAACATTTCGACCGTGCTCGAACTGATCGAGCCGGACAAGGCTACGCGCGAAGCCGAGCTTGAACGCCTGCTCGACGAATTCGGCCTGACGCGGCTGCGCTCCAGCCCGGCCATGGCGCTTTCGGGCGGCGAACGCAGGCGCTGCGAGATTGCCCGCGCTCTGGCGGCGCGCCCGTCGATCATCCTGCTCGACGAGCCCTTTGCCGGGATCGACCCGCTTTCGATCAGCGACATCCGCCATCTGGTGAAGGACCTCAAAGGGCGCGGCATCGGCGTGCTGATCACCGACCACAACGTGCGCGAAACACTCGATATCGTCGATCGCGCCTGCATCATCTATGGCGGGCAGGTCCTGTTTGCCGGCAGCCCCGAAGCGCTGGTTGCCGATGCCAACGTCCGCAGGCTCTATCTTGGCGAAGGCTTCACCCTGTGA
- a CDS encoding TldD/PmbA family protein — protein MLSPAEAQERCEALIARARRAGADAGDAVYLGNASESVSVRLGALEDVERSESENIGLRVFVGGASASIGSTDLGDTALDELASRAVAMARLAPADKFAGLAPEELLLQGLAPDLDLDDGTERSPADLRRLAEEAEEAARAIPGVTNSEGGGASAGRGLFALATSHGFSGAYAASSHSISASVVAGEGGNMQRDYSWRSTRHAADLKGPAEIGREAGERAVRRLNPGRVKSGPMPVVFDPRVANTLVGHLLGAMSGASIARRASFLLDRDGQKLFDSAITISDNPLALRGMRSRPFDGEGLPTAPRKLIDAGQLTGWLMDSAAARQLGAMPTGHASRGSSGAPHVTSSNVVLEAGTITPAQLMADIADGVYVTELIGQGVNGVTGDYSRGASGFRIVNGELAGPIAEFTVAGSLIDMFAALTAANDLDVYRGIDTPTLRVDGMSVAGD, from the coding sequence ATGCTGTCACCCGCCGAAGCCCAGGAGCGCTGCGAAGCGCTGATCGCGCGCGCGCGCCGTGCGGGGGCCGATGCAGGTGATGCAGTCTATCTCGGCAACGCTTCGGAATCGGTCTCGGTCCGGCTTGGTGCGCTCGAGGACGTCGAGCGGTCCGAATCCGAGAACATTGGCCTGCGCGTCTTTGTCGGCGGGGCATCTGCTTCGATCGGCTCGACCGATCTTGGCGACACTGCGCTCGATGAGCTCGCCAGCCGCGCCGTTGCCATGGCCCGGCTCGCCCCGGCCGACAAGTTCGCAGGGCTCGCCCCCGAAGAGCTGCTGCTTCAGGGCCTTGCGCCCGACCTCGATCTTGATGACGGGACCGAGCGCAGCCCGGCAGACCTTCGCCGTCTGGCGGAGGAAGCCGAGGAAGCCGCCCGTGCCATCCCCGGCGTCACCAACAGCGAGGGCGGCGGGGCCAGCGCTGGACGAGGGCTGTTCGCGCTCGCCACCAGCCACGGCTTCTCCGGTGCCTACGCTGCATCCAGCCACAGCATCTCGGCAAGCGTCGTCGCGGGCGAGGGCGGCAACATGCAGCGCGATTACTCCTGGCGCAGCACCCGCCATGCCGCTGACCTCAAAGGCCCTGCCGAGATCGGCCGCGAAGCGGGCGAGCGGGCCGTACGCCGCCTGAACCCGGGACGGGTCAAATCCGGCCCGATGCCGGTCGTGTTCGACCCGCGCGTCGCCAATACTCTGGTCGGCCACCTGCTGGGAGCGATGAGCGGGGCCTCGATTGCCCGTCGCGCCAGCTTCCTGCTCGATCGCGACGGCCAGAAGCTGTTCGACAGTGCAATCACCATCTCCGACAATCCGCTGGCGCTACGCGGCATGCGCTCGCGCCCGTTTGACGGAGAAGGGCTGCCAACCGCGCCGCGCAAGCTGATCGATGCCGGGCAGTTGACCGGCTGGCTCATGGATTCGGCCGCCGCACGCCAGCTGGGGGCAATGCCGACCGGCCATGCCTCGCGTGGATCTTCAGGTGCGCCACACGTGACGTCCAGCAATGTCGTGCTCGAAGCCGGCACCATTACGCCTGCCCAGCTGATGGCCGACATCGCCGATGGCGTCTATGTCACCGAACTGATCGGGCAGGGCGTCAACGGCGTGACCGGCGATTACAGCCGCGGAGCTTCCGGCTTCCGCATCGTGAACGGTGAGCTGGCCGGACCGATTGCGGAATTCACCGTGGCGGGAAGCCTCATCGACATGTTCGCGGCATTGACTGCAGCGAACGATCTCGACGTCTATCGCGGTATCGATACGCCCACCCTGCGGGTCGACGGCATGAGCGTTGCGGGCGATTGA
- the ppa gene encoding inorganic diphosphatase, translating to MRIDMIPTGDNPPESLNVIIEVPVGGEPVKYEFDKASGALFVDRILHTPMRYPANYGFVPHTLSPDGDPLDALVIARSPFLAGSVVRARPIAVLNLEDEHGGDEKLVCVPVDSTFPYYSDVKERDDLPEIVMQQIEHFFTHYKDLEKDKWVRVGTWGGADDARRITIEAIERAKSAKG from the coding sequence ATGCGCATCGACATGATTCCCACCGGTGACAATCCGCCGGAAAGCCTCAACGTCATCATCGAGGTTCCGGTCGGCGGCGAGCCGGTCAAGTACGAATTCGACAAGGCATCGGGCGCGCTGTTCGTTGACCGCATCCTGCACACGCCGATGCGCTACCCCGCCAACTACGGCTTCGTGCCGCACACCCTCTCACCCGACGGTGACCCGCTCGACGCGCTGGTGATCGCGCGCTCGCCCTTTCTTGCAGGCTCGGTCGTCCGCGCCCGTCCCATCGCCGTGCTCAACCTTGAGGACGAACACGGCGGAGACGAGAAGCTGGTCTGCGTGCCGGTCGATTCGACCTTCCCGTACTATTCGGACGTGAAGGAACGCGACGATCTGCCGGAAATCGTGATGCAGCAGATCGAACACTTCTTCACCCACTACAAGGACCTGGAAAAGGACAAGTGGGTGCGCGTTGGCACCTGGGGCGGCGCTGACGACGCCAGGCGCATCACGATCGAAGCGATCGAACGCGCAAAGTCGGCCAAGGGCTGA
- a CDS encoding DUF1345 domain-containing protein, which yields MKRGGVTLGNRLAPPRFVLFLVLLLAAFFGYWQIPGANRTADAAALSFDLAAAVFLLSLLPLLRDSDVTQMRAHAAANDANRVLVLAITTIVTMVVLAAISGELPGASGGDRVAMVKLVGTLLLTWLFANSVYALHYAHLFYTSRDGKDAGGIDFPGTKTPDYLDFAYFSFTLGMTFQTSDTEITSKTVRRIATLHSFAAFVFNIGVIAFTINALG from the coding sequence GTGAAACGTGGCGGCGTCACGCTGGGGAACCGGCTGGCGCCGCCGCGCTTCGTGCTGTTTCTCGTGCTGCTACTGGCCGCTTTCTTCGGCTACTGGCAAATCCCTGGCGCAAACCGGACCGCCGATGCCGCAGCATTGAGCTTCGACCTGGCAGCGGCCGTCTTCCTGCTTTCCCTATTACCGCTGTTGCGGGACAGCGACGTGACGCAAATGCGCGCCCATGCAGCCGCGAACGACGCCAATCGCGTGCTGGTGCTGGCGATCACCACGATCGTGACCATGGTCGTCCTTGCCGCAATTTCCGGCGAGCTGCCCGGTGCCTCGGGCGGCGACAGGGTGGCGATGGTCAAACTGGTCGGCACGCTGCTGCTGACCTGGCTGTTCGCCAACTCAGTCTATGCCCTGCACTACGCACACCTGTTCTACACCAGCCGCGATGGCAAGGATGCCGGCGGGATCGACTTTCCAGGCACGAAAACGCCCGACTATCTGGACTTTGCCTACTTCAGCTTCACGCTGGGCATGACCTTCCAGACATCGGACACCGAGATCACCAGCAAGACGGTGCGCCGCATCGCCACCCTGCATTCCTTCGCGGCGTTCGTGTTCAACATCGGCGTGATTGCGTTCACGATAAACGCCCTCGGCTAA
- the hisS gene encoding histidine--tRNA ligase, whose product MSTQTPQPIRGTQDIFGPDAEAFAFVVETFERVRKLYRFRRVEMPVFEKTAVFSRSLGETTDVVSKEMYSFEDRGGESLTLRPEFTAGIARAFITDGWQQYAPLKVATHGPLFRYERPQKGRYRQFHQIDAEVIGAGEPQADVELLVMADQLLKELGIADGVTLQLNTLGDAESREKWRSQLVAYFMGAKDQLSEDSQERLAKNPLRILDSKDPRDKVFTADAPKIDDYLSSEAQDFFAKVTSGLDAAGVSWTRAPTLVRGLDYYRHTAFEFVTDRLGAQGTVLGGGRYDGLMEALGGAATPAVGWAAGIERLAMLVGEKGEAKADVIVVVEDDALLTGGIAQVSRLRREGVSAELVASGSARKRFDKAVKMGAKAILALAMRDGRPAARVRAEDSASDILRQLLDAQAAEF is encoded by the coding sequence ATGAGCACGCAAACCCCGCAGCCTATTCGTGGCACCCAGGACATCTTCGGCCCCGATGCCGAGGCTTTTGCCTTCGTCGTCGAGACGTTCGAGCGCGTGCGCAAGCTCTACCGCTTCCGCCGCGTGGAAATGCCGGTGTTTGAAAAGACGGCGGTTTTCAGCCGGTCGCTGGGCGAGACGACCGACGTGGTCTCCAAGGAAATGTACTCTTTCGAGGATCGCGGCGGGGAATCGTTGACGCTGCGGCCCGAATTCACCGCCGGAATCGCGCGCGCCTTCATCACCGATGGCTGGCAGCAGTATGCGCCCCTGAAGGTTGCGACGCATGGGCCGCTGTTCCGCTACGAGCGTCCGCAGAAGGGCCGCTACCGCCAGTTCCACCAGATCGACGCCGAGGTGATCGGTGCGGGCGAGCCGCAGGCGGATGTCGAACTGCTTGTAATGGCTGACCAATTGCTGAAGGAGCTGGGCATCGCGGACGGCGTGACGCTACAGCTCAACACGCTGGGCGATGCCGAAAGCCGCGAGAAGTGGCGTTCCCAACTCGTGGCATACTTCATGGGGGCAAAGGACCAACTCTCCGAGGACTCTCAGGAGCGGCTGGCCAAGAATCCGCTGCGGATTCTCGACAGCAAGGACCCCCGCGACAAGGTCTTCACCGCCGACGCGCCCAAGATCGACGACTACCTTTCGAGCGAAGCGCAGGACTTCTTCGCGAAGGTCACTTCGGGACTCGACGCGGCGGGTGTCAGCTGGACCCGCGCGCCGACTCTGGTGCGCGGGTTGGACTATTACCGCCACACCGCGTTCGAGTTCGTGACCGACCGGCTGGGCGCGCAGGGCACCGTGCTCGGCGGCGGCCGCTATGATGGCTTGATGGAGGCGCTGGGCGGCGCGGCAACACCGGCGGTGGGCTGGGCAGCCGGGATCGAGCGGCTGGCGATGCTGGTGGGCGAGAAGGGCGAGGCCAAGGCCGACGTCATTGTCGTGGTCGAGGACGACGCGCTGCTGACCGGCGGGATCGCGCAGGTTTCGCGCTTGCGCCGGGAAGGTGTCTCGGCCGAACTCGTGGCGTCGGGCTCGGCGCGCAAGCGGTTCGACAAGGCGGTGAAGATGGGAGCGAAGGCGATCCTGGCACTGGCCATGCGTGACGGCCGGCCTGCAGCGCGCGTTCGCGCCGAAGACAGCGCGTCCGATATTCTGCGTCAGTTGCTTGACGCGCAGGCTGCTGAGTTCTGA
- the prfA gene encoding peptide chain release factor 1 — translation MSVSEARLAQIANRFAELEARLASGTLEGAEFIAASRDYAELEPVARVAREIADMRAELVSLASLDDPDMRELADEELRRINAELPEAEHRLAVAMLPRDAADSRPAMLEIRAGTGGDEAALFAADLYRMYERYAAEQGWRVEVVSVNANDLGGYKEVVANVTGSGVFAKLKFESGVHRVQRVPVTESGGRIHTSAATVAVLPEPDEVDVRIEDKDLKIDVYRASGAGGQHVNTTDSAVRITHLPTGTVVTCQDGRSQHKNKDKAMQVLRARLFEAQRDAAQGEEAEARKAMVGSGDRSERIRTYNFPQGRVTDHRINLTLHRLPEILEGPGLAELIDALIAEDQSKRLAALDG, via the coding sequence ATGAGCGTTTCCGAAGCCCGCCTTGCCCAGATTGCCAATCGCTTTGCCGAGCTTGAGGCGCGGTTGGCTTCGGGCACGCTGGAGGGGGCGGAGTTCATTGCCGCCAGCCGGGACTATGCCGAGCTGGAACCGGTCGCCCGCGTCGCCCGCGAGATTGCGGACATGCGCGCCGAACTGGTCAGCCTTGCTTCGCTTGACGATCCCGACATGCGCGAACTGGCGGACGAGGAACTGCGGCGGATCAATGCCGAACTTCCCGAGGCCGAGCACCGCCTCGCCGTGGCCATGCTGCCGCGTGATGCTGCGGACAGCCGCCCCGCGATGCTCGAAATCCGCGCCGGCACCGGGGGCGACGAAGCGGCGCTGTTCGCGGCGGACCTGTACCGCATGTACGAGCGCTATGCCGCCGAGCAGGGCTGGCGGGTCGAGGTCGTGTCGGTCAACGCCAACGACCTGGGCGGGTACAAGGAAGTGGTCGCCAACGTCACCGGCAGCGGCGTCTTCGCCAAGCTCAAGTTCGAAAGCGGCGTCCACCGCGTGCAGCGCGTGCCGGTTACGGAGAGCGGCGGGCGCATCCACACTTCCGCGGCGACGGTTGCCGTGCTGCCCGAGCCCGACGAAGTTGATGTGCGGATCGAGGACAAGGACCTCAAGATCGACGTCTACCGGGCCAGCGGCGCGGGCGGGCAGCATGTGAATACGACCGATTCCGCCGTGCGCATTACCCACCTGCCGACCGGCACGGTCGTCACCTGCCAGGACGGGCGCAGCCAGCACAAGAACAAGGACAAGGCGATGCAGGTGCTGCGCGCCCGCCTGTTCGAGGCGCAGCGCGATGCCGCGCAGGGCGAGGAGGCCGAGGCGCGCAAGGCCATGGTTGGATCGGGCGACCGCTCCGAGCGCATCCGCACCTACAACTTCCCGCAAGGCCGGGTGACCGACCACCGCATCAACCTGACGCTGCACCGTCTGCCCGAAATTCTCGAAGGACCGGGCCTTGCCGAACTGATCGACGCGCTGATTGCCGAGGACCAGTCAAAGCGGCTGGCGGCGCTGGATGGGTAA
- the prmC gene encoding peptide chain release factor N(5)-glutamine methyltransferase, whose protein sequence is MKVAEALRAAADQLSATSDTARLDAEVLMAHVLGCSRTDLLLRHMAGAVPDGFAALVERRMRHEPVAYITGSAEFYGLELAVSPAVLIPRGDTETLVEVAREAFSGTAPPVRILDLGTGSGALLLAALSLWPQAEGIAIERSPEALAVAKANAQRHAPSARVLEGDWTQTDWAQGLGKFDLVLSNPPYVEDEAELDASVRQHEPASALFSGPDGLDDYRILVPQLPELLTERGIAIVEIGWTQADAVSGIARAAGMSARVHCDLAGRKRAVEMAVSANIPLGKGPAGH, encoded by the coding sequence GTGAAGGTTGCCGAGGCCCTGCGCGCTGCCGCCGACCAGCTTTCCGCCACGTCGGACACCGCGCGGCTCGATGCCGAAGTGCTGATGGCGCATGTGCTGGGGTGCTCGCGGACGGACCTGTTGCTGCGGCATATGGCGGGCGCCGTGCCCGATGGCTTCGCTGCTCTGGTCGAGCGACGGATGCGGCACGAACCTGTTGCCTATATTACCGGCAGCGCTGAATTCTATGGGCTGGAACTGGCGGTCAGCCCGGCGGTGCTGATCCCGCGCGGCGATACCGAAACGCTGGTGGAGGTGGCGCGCGAAGCCTTTTCCGGAACGGCGCCACCTGTGCGGATTCTCGATCTCGGGACGGGCTCGGGAGCGCTGCTGCTGGCGGCGCTGTCGCTATGGCCGCAGGCTGAAGGCATCGCGATCGAGCGCTCTCCCGAAGCCCTGGCAGTGGCCAAGGCCAATGCCCAACGCCATGCGCCGTCTGCGCGCGTTCTGGAGGGCGACTGGACGCAGACGGATTGGGCGCAAGGGCTGGGAAAGTTCGACCTGGTCCTTTCGAACCCGCCTTATGTCGAGGACGAGGCAGAACTCGATGCGTCGGTTCGCCAGCACGAACCCGCCTCTGCGCTGTTTTCTGGCCCTGACGGACTGGACGATTACCGGATTCTGGTGCCGCAGCTTCCGGAGTTGCTGACCGAACGGGGTATCGCCATCGTCGAGATCGGCTGGACGCAGGCCGACGCCGTTTCAGGCATTGCGCGCGCTGCCGGAATGTCCGCGCGGGTCCATTGCGATCTGGCGGGGCGAAAAAGGGCGGTCGAAATGGCGGTTTCTGCCAATATTCCTCTTGGCAAGGGACCTGCGGGGCACTAA
- a CDS encoding DUF4167 domain-containing protein: protein MPELNNNRGNNRRRGRGNNGRPQNGGQQLNRIDSRARGNAPQMLEKYRKLAQDAHLNGDRVQAEYYLQFADHYFRVIADTRVRQEEQRARQNGGERWQEQDAEEGADEFSVEGDFPAFDRPVSTRREREDREDRQDRGERQDRGERQDRGDRYEGRRDREDRQRDDRPRDDRQREDRQRDDRGSEERGTRREGTRRFERNRSRDAEAEAAPAEALPGEGVPAIEGEPIADANDNPFVTRATRGLRPRTERRPRGAKAAADEAPATLDASFLPPSISAKVEAEPAPAAAPAAEVVVEEVAAPAPKKRGRPRKTPVAEATEPAEG, encoded by the coding sequence GTGCCTGAGTTGAATAACAATCGTGGTAACAACCGCCGTCGCGGCCGGGGCAACAACGGTCGCCCCCAGAACGGTGGTCAGCAGCTCAACCGGATCGACAGCCGCGCGCGGGGCAATGCGCCCCAGATGCTGGAGAAGTATCGCAAGCTCGCGCAGGACGCCCATCTGAATGGCGACCGCGTGCAGGCCGAATACTACCTGCAGTTTGCCGACCACTATTTCCGCGTGATCGCTGACACTCGCGTCCGCCAGGAAGAGCAGCGTGCCCGCCAGAACGGCGGTGAGCGCTGGCAGGAGCAGGACGCCGAGGAAGGTGCGGACGAATTCAGCGTCGAGGGTGATTTCCCCGCGTTCGACCGCCCGGTCTCGACCCGGCGCGAGCGTGAGGACCGCGAAGACCGCCAGGATCGCGGCGAACGCCAGGACCGGGGTGAACGCCAGGATCGCGGTGACCGTTATGAAGGTCGCCGTGATCGCGAGGATCGCCAACGTGACGACCGCCCGCGTGATGATCGGCAGCGTGAAGATCGGCAGCGCGATGATCGTGGTTCCGAAGAGCGTGGCACCCGTCGTGAGGGCACGCGCCGGTTCGAGCGCAATCGCAGCCGCGATGCCGAAGCTGAGGCGGCACCTGCCGAGGCTCTGCCCGGCGAGGGTGTTCCCGCCATCGAAGGCGAGCCGATTGCCGACGCCAACGACAATCCGTTCGTGACGCGCGCTACACGTGGGCTTCGCCCGCGCACCGAGCGTCGTCCGCGCGGCGCCAAGGCTGCGGCTGACGAAGCACCGGCGACGCTGGATGCCTCGTTCCTGCCGCCGTCGATCAGCGCCAAGGTCGAGGCCGAGCCTGCTCCTGCTGCAGCACCGGCGGCAGAGGTGGTTGTCGAAGAAGTTGCTGCTCCTGCACCCAAGAAGCGCGGCCGCCCGCGCAAGACTCCGGTCGCCGAAGCGACCGAGCCTGCAGAGGGCTGA